A window of the Odocoileus virginianus isolate 20LAN1187 ecotype Illinois chromosome 20, Ovbor_1.2, whole genome shotgun sequence genome harbors these coding sequences:
- the SYT3 gene encoding synaptotagmin-3, which produces MSGDYEDDLCRRALILVSDLCARVRDADTSDRCQEFNDLRIRGYPRGPDADISVSLLSVIVTFCGIVLLGVSLFVSWKLCWVPWRDKGGSTVGGGPLRKDLGPGVGLAGLVGSGGHHLGAGLGGHPLLGGPHHHAHTAHHPPFAELLEPGSLGGSDPPEPSYLDMDSYPEAAAAAVAAGVKPSQTSPELPSEAGAGSGLLLLPPSGGGLPSAQSHQQVTSLAPTTRYPALPRPLTQQTLTPQPDPGSEERPPALPLPLPGGEEKAKLIGQIKPELYQGTGPGGRRGGGGPGSGEAGVGAPCGRISFALRYLYGSDQLVVRILQALDLPAKDSNGFSDPYVKIYLLPDRKKKFQTKVHRKTLNPVFNETFQFSVPLAELAQRKLHFSVYDFDRFSRHDLIGQVVLDNLLELAEQPPDRPLWRDIVEGGSEKADLGELNFSLCYLPTAGRLTVTIIKASNLKAMDLTGFSDPYVKASLISEGRRLKKRKTSIKKNTLNPTYNEALVFDVAPESVESVGLSIAVVDYDCIGHNEVIGVCRVGPDAADPHGREHWAEMLANPRKPVEHWHQLVEEKTLTSFTKGSKGLSEKENSE; this is translated from the exons ATGTCAGGAGACTACGAGGATGACCTCTGCCGTCGGGCGCTCATCCTGGTCTCGGACCTCTGTGCGCGGGTCCGAGATGCCGACACCAGTGACAGGTGCCAAGAGTTCAACGACCTGCGAATCAGAGGCTATCCCCGGGGGCCAGATGCAG ACATCTCCGTGAGCCTGCTGTCGGTCATCGTGACGTTCTGTGGCATTGTCCTTCTGGGTGTCTCCCTCTTCGTGTCGTGGAAGCTGTGCTGGGTGCCCTGGCGGGACAAGGGAGGCTCAACTGTGGGCGGTGGTCCCTTGCGCAAAGACCTAGGCCCCGGGGTCGGGCTGGCAGGCCTGGTAGGCAGTGGCGGGCACCACCTGGGGGCCGGCTTGGGTGGCCATCCTCTGCTGGGGGGCCCGCATCACCATGCCCACACGGCCCACCATCCGCCCTTCGCCGAGCTGCTGGAGCCGGGCAGCCTAGGGGGGTCTGACCCCCCTGAGCCCTCTTACTTGGACATGGACTCCTACCCAGAGGCCGCAGCTGCTGCAGTAGCCGCGGGGGTCAAACCGAGCCAGACATCTCCCGAGCTGCCCTCGGAGGCCGGGGCAGGCTCAGGGCTGCTCCTGCTGCCCCCCAGTGGTGGGGGCCTGCCCAGTGCCCAGTCGCATCAGCAGGTCACAAGCCTGGCACCCACCACCAG GTACCCCGCCCTACCCCGGCCCCTCACCCAGCAGACCCTGACCCCGCAGCCAGACCCGGGCAGTGAGGAGCGGCCGCCCGCCCTACCCTTACCCCTGCCGGGCGGAGAGGAAAAGGCCAAGCTCATCGGACAGATCAAGCCAGAGCTGTACCAGGGGACTGGACCCGGCGGCcggcggggcggcgggggccCCGGCTCTGGGGAGGCCGGCGTGGGGGCGCCCTGCGGCCGCATCAGCTTCGCCCTGCGGTATCTCTACGGCTCCGACCAGCTGGTGGTGCGGATCCTGCAGGCCTTGGACCTTCCGGCCAAGGACTCCAATGGCTTCTCAGACCCCTACGTCAAGATCTACCTGCTGCCTGACCGCAAGAAGAAGTTTCAGACCAAG GTGCATAGGAAGACCCTGAACCCCGTCTTCAACGAGACGTTTCAGTTCTCGGTGCCGCTGGCTGAGTTGGCGCAGCGCAAACTGCACTTCAGCGTCTATGACTTCGACCGCTTCTCCCGGCACGACCTCATCGGCCAGGTGGTGCTGGACAACCTCCTGGAGCTGGCCGAGCAGCCCCCCGACCGCCCGCTGTGGAGGGACATCGTGGAGGGCGGCTCG GAAAAGGCAGATCTTGGGGAGCTCAATTTCTCACTCTGCTACCTCCCCACGGCCGGCCGCCTCACCGTGACCATCATCAAAGCCTCTAACCTCAAAGCGATGGACCTCACCGGCTTCTCAG ACCCCTACGTGAAGGCCTCTCTGATCAGCGAGGGGCGGCGTCTGAAGAAGCGGAAAACCTCCATTAAGAAGAACACGCTGAACCCCACGTACAACGAGGCGCTGGTGTTCGACGTGGCCCCCGAGAGCGTGGAGAGCGTGGGGCTCAGCATCGCGGTGGTGGACTACGACTG CATCGGGCACAACGAGGTGATCGGCGTTTGCCGCGTGGGTCCCGACGCCGCCGACCCCCACGGCCGCGAGCACTGGGCCGAGATGCTGGCCAACCCGCGCAAGCCCGTGGAGCACTGGCATCAGCTGGTGGAG GAAAAGACTTTGACCAGCTTCACAAAAGGCAGCAAAGGATTGTCAGAGAAAGAGAACTCAGAGTGA